A region of Heliangelus exortis chromosome 4, bHelExo1.hap1, whole genome shotgun sequence DNA encodes the following proteins:
- the GC gene encoding vitamin D-binding protein, whose product MRAALALLLLLAAVHAEHRGRDYVRDKVCQEFKTLGKEDFRSLTLVSISRKYSNATFEEISHLVREIVSLAQTCCAEGADPSCYDAGASALSAKSCSRSSPFPAHPGTASCCTHQGLEQKLCLAALRHPPPLLPRYLQPSDRELCQAFKQDPKDFADRFLHEYASSYGEAPLPMLLGSTRSFLSMVSTCCISPTPTTCFLKEKLDGKTLSLLTLMSNRVCSSFTVFGKDKVTLSSLTWLAQKLPGASFEDLLPLAEGAAAVFAQCCGSLAEDCMQRKLSEHTAKACAALSPRDPRFAECCRGQNPVQNYFCLSAVPPAPAPKLPEVPKPTKEQLCGEEGARHAKRYVFELARRHTSLPDALLATLYDASEKARGECCSAKDPSACLHRKHQWAEAKLPTLLENANQLCGQYTQLSFLDFKKRLQKSLQRTMPDASPELLGQLVEQRADFASTCCPPNSPPLYCTSKVSSELGQCKGGSCLLG is encoded by the exons ATGAGGGCAGctctggccctgctgctgcttctagCTGCTGTGCATGCTGAGCACCGAG gTAGGGATTATGTCCGGGATAAAGTGTGCCAGGAGTTCAAGACCCTGGGGAAGGAGGACTTCCGAAGCCT GACCCTGGTGTCCATCAGCAGGAAATACTCCAACGCCACCTTCGAGGAGATCAGCCACCTTGTCCGGGAAATCGTCTCCTTGGCCCAAACCTGCTGCGCCGAGGGTGCCGACCCCTCCTGCTACGATGCCGGG GCCTCGGCGCTGTCAGCCAAATCCTGCAGCCGgagctctcccttccctgcccacccgggcactgcctcctgctgcacccaccaggggctggagcagaagctgTGCCTGGCGGCCCTGCGGCACCCACCCCCCCTGCTGCCCCGCTACCTCCAGCCCTCCGACCGGGAGCTCTGCCAGGCCTTCAAGCAGGACCCCAAGGACTTTGCAGACAG GTTTCTGCACGAGTATGCCAGCAGCTATGGTGAGGCTCCTCTGCCCATGCTCCTGGGCTCCACCAGGAGCTTCCTCTCCATGGTCTCCACCTGCTGCATCTCCCCCACACCCACCACCTGCTTCCTGAAGGAG AAACTGGACGGGAAAACCCTCTCCCTGCTCACCCTGATGTCCAACCGGGTTTGCTCCAGCTTCACGGTGTTTGGGAAGGACAAAGTCACCCTCAG ctccctcacctGGCTGGCCCAGAAGCTGCCGGGGGCTTCCTTCGAGGACCTCCTCCCCCTGGCAGAAGGCGCTGCCGCGGTGTTCGCGCAGTGCTGCGGCTCGCTGGCCGAGGACTGCATGCAGAGGAAG TTATCCGAGCACACGGCCAAAGCCTGCGCCGCGCTCTCGCCGAGGGACCCGCGGTTCGCCGAGTGCTGCCGGGGGCAGAACCCGGTGCAGAATTATTTCTGCCTCTCGGCCGtgccccccgcccccgcccccaAACTGCCCGAGGTGCCGAAGCCGACGAAGGAGCAGCTGtgcggggaggagggggctcgGCACGCCAAGAG GTATGTGTTTGAGCTGGCCCGGAGGCACACCAGCCTCCCTGATGCCCTCCTGGCCACGCTCTATGATGCCTCTGAAAAAGCCCGTGGGGAATGCTGCTCTGCCAAGGatccctctgcctgcctgcacaGAAAG caccaGTGGGCAGAAGCAAAGCTGCCCACCTTGCTGGAGAATGCCAACCAGCTCTGTGGGCAGTACACCCAGCTCAGCTTCCTCGACTTCAAGAAGAG gctgcagaagaGTTTGCAGAGGACAATGCCCGATGCCAGCCCCgagctgctggggcagctggTGGAGCAGAGAGCAGACTTTGCCTCTACCTGCTGCCCCCCCAACTCGCCCCCCCTCTACTGCACCTCCAAG GTGAGCTCGGAGCTGGGGCAGTGCAAGGggggctcctgcctgctggggtaG